From the genome of Thermogutta terrifontis, one region includes:
- a CDS encoding uroporphyrinogen decarboxylase family protein, translated as MTSRERVLCAVSHQEPDRVPIDFGATRQTGIAAAAYHRLKQRLGLITPTRVYDVYQMLAEIERPILERFGADVIGLHRRRVAFGIANENWKPWQLFDGTPVEVPGEFNPVTEPDGSLTLYDQQGRPIAKMPKDGFYFDRLDKYPGAAHVDPETLDIPLLTQQECDELGAQAEALYRNTDFAIIAAMGPPFELFFGLGTGDFAAWMITLVSEPDYVRALYERIVEAWLENLRRFHQAVGDHIQIIQFNDDLGTQDRPFLSPKLFKDLIFPYYKRGLDWIHQNTNYKVFMHNDGAIYDFIPILIEMGVDILNPIQTTAKGMDPARLKAEFGDKLTFWGAACDCQRTLPFGTPEDVAREVEENIRILAPGGGYVFASVHNIQANCPPENIMAMFDTALAKGRYPIQ; from the coding sequence ATGACTTCACGCGAACGCGTTCTCTGTGCGGTGTCTCACCAGGAGCCGGATCGGGTGCCCATCGACTTTGGGGCCACACGACAAACCGGGATTGCGGCCGCCGCCTACCATCGCCTCAAACAGCGTTTGGGTTTGATCACTCCCACCCGTGTCTATGACGTCTACCAGATGCTTGCCGAAATCGAACGACCGATCCTGGAACGTTTTGGTGCCGATGTTATTGGGCTTCACAGGCGCCGAGTGGCCTTTGGAATCGCCAACGAAAATTGGAAACCCTGGCAACTGTTTGATGGCACGCCGGTCGAAGTGCCGGGCGAGTTTAATCCCGTCACGGAACCCGATGGTTCACTCACACTCTACGATCAGCAGGGGCGCCCTATCGCGAAAATGCCCAAGGACGGTTTCTACTTTGATCGACTTGATAAATATCCGGGCGCTGCCCATGTGGATCCAGAAACGCTGGACATTCCCCTCCTTACCCAGCAGGAGTGTGACGAACTTGGAGCCCAGGCGGAAGCATTGTACCGCAACACGGATTTCGCCATCATCGCAGCGATGGGTCCTCCTTTTGAACTTTTCTTTGGGCTCGGAACTGGCGATTTCGCAGCCTGGATGATCACCTTGGTCAGCGAACCGGACTACGTCCGAGCATTGTACGAACGCATTGTCGAAGCCTGGCTCGAGAATTTGCGGCGCTTCCATCAGGCGGTCGGTGACCACATTCAGATTATTCAATTTAATGATGATCTCGGAACGCAGGATCGCCCGTTTCTATCTCCAAAATTATTCAAAGATCTCATTTTTCCATACTATAAAAGGGGGCTCGATTGGATCCACCAAAACACGAACTACAAAGTGTTCATGCACAATGACGGTGCGATTTATGACTTTATTCCGATCTTGATTGAAATGGGGGTGGACATCCTCAACCCAATTCAGACCACGGCCAAAGGCATGGATCCCGCGCGCCTCAAGGCAGAATTCGGCGATAAACTTACTTTTTGGGGGGCCGCGTGTGACTGTCAAAGAACGCTGCCATTCGGAACGCCCGAGGACGTTGCCCGAGAGGTGGAAGAAAACATCCGCATCTTAGCCCCTGGCGGCGGGTATGTGTTTGCATCGGTCCATAATATTCAAGCTAACTGCCCGCCTGAGAATATCATGGCAATGTTTGACACAGCGCTTGCTAAAGGCCGATATCCCATTCAGTAG
- a CDS encoding DUF1638 domain-containing protein gives MRLIVVACEIFYRELCLAVAQSPNTVDLLFLPKGLHDVGAQRMSARLAEAVQSVDTSRYEAICLGYGLCNNGIIGLTARDIPLVIPRAHDCITLFLGSHQRYLEYFHANPGVYFQTPGWIERGEDLSQHGPDSIVRKMGVLDSYEEWVAKYGEENARYLLQQLGNLAKNYGKIAYIRTHTGCDAIFENIARRKAEERGWQFEVLDGDLRLIRALVDGQWNEQEFLIVPPGCRVAPSFDDQIIQLEMVNTPAVDV, from the coding sequence ATGCGACTTATCGTTGTTGCCTGTGAAATCTTTTACCGCGAACTTTGCCTGGCCGTGGCACAGTCTCCCAACACCGTGGACTTGCTCTTTTTGCCCAAGGGGCTTCACGATGTGGGCGCCCAGCGAATGTCGGCGAGACTCGCCGAAGCCGTCCAGAGCGTGGACACGTCGCGTTACGAGGCTATTTGCTTGGGGTATGGGCTTTGCAACAATGGGATTATTGGACTCACAGCCCGCGATATTCCCCTCGTCATCCCCCGCGCCCACGACTGTATAACCCTCTTTCTCGGCAGTCATCAGCGCTACCTGGAGTATTTTCACGCAAATCCTGGAGTTTATTTCCAAACGCCTGGATGGATCGAACGGGGAGAGGACCTCTCACAGCATGGCCCCGATTCAATTGTTCGCAAAATGGGTGTACTGGACAGCTACGAGGAATGGGTGGCCAAGTATGGCGAGGAAAACGCCCGGTATCTCCTGCAGCAATTGGGTAATCTTGCCAAAAACTACGGTAAAATTGCTTATATTCGAACTCATACGGGCTGTGACGCCATTTTTGAGAACATCGCACGCCGCAAAGCAGAGGAGCGGGGCTGGCAATTTGAAGTCCTGGACGGGGATTTGAGGCTCATTCGGGCATTGGTTGATGGTCAGTGGAACGAGCAGGAGTTTCTGATTGTTCCACCGGGGTGCCGTGTTGCTCCCTCGTTCGACGATCAGATCATCCAATTGGAAATGGTCAACACTCCAGCGGTGGACGTCTGA
- a CDS encoding uroporphyrinogen decarboxylase family protein translates to MNGYERVMAMIEGREVDHLPLMPITMMFAADQIGVPYGQYVRDYRILVEAQLRTAEKYGFDYVSCISDPAREAADCGAIVQYFEDQPPALVEDKALLADKSKLKDLKVPDPYGGGRMEDRVRAAELFRKKVGGELLIEGWIEGPCAEAADLRGINTLMLDFYDDPVFVRDLFDFILEMELAFARAQIEAGVDIIGIGDAAASLIGPRFYNEFVWPYEKKMVDAIHEMGCKVRLHICGNTNKILEGMGRLGCDIVDLDFLVPMRTGREAMGPDQVLLGNIDPVKVLRNGTPELVQEKLAECHQAAGSRYIVGAGCEVPRGTPDENLFAMRDYAWGHVAVPSS, encoded by the coding sequence ATGAACGGCTATGAACGCGTTATGGCGATGATCGAGGGCCGGGAAGTCGATCATTTGCCTCTCATGCCCATCACGATGATGTTTGCCGCGGACCAGATTGGCGTTCCCTACGGTCAGTATGTGCGAGATTATCGCATTCTTGTCGAAGCCCAGTTGCGCACGGCCGAGAAGTATGGCTTTGACTACGTTTCGTGCATTTCCGACCCTGCTCGGGAAGCTGCCGATTGCGGAGCCATCGTCCAGTACTTCGAAGACCAACCTCCCGCTCTTGTGGAAGATAAAGCGCTTCTCGCCGATAAGTCGAAGCTCAAGGACCTCAAGGTGCCCGATCCCTATGGCGGTGGAAGAATGGAAGATCGGGTTCGGGCGGCCGAACTGTTTCGCAAGAAAGTGGGTGGTGAATTGCTTATTGAGGGCTGGATTGAGGGGCCCTGTGCCGAAGCGGCCGATTTACGCGGTATCAACACGCTGATGCTCGACTTCTACGACGATCCGGTTTTTGTGCGGGATCTGTTCGACTTTATCCTCGAAATGGAACTCGCCTTTGCGCGAGCACAAATTGAGGCAGGAGTCGATATTATCGGTATTGGCGATGCAGCAGCTTCCCTCATCGGCCCCCGGTTTTATAACGAGTTCGTCTGGCCATACGAGAAAAAAATGGTAGACGCCATTCACGAGATGGGATGCAAAGTCCGTCTCCATATCTGCGGAAATACCAACAAAATTCTGGAAGGAATGGGACGGCTGGGATGCGACATTGTGGACCTCGACTTTCTTGTGCCCATGCGTACCGGCCGGGAAGCCATGGGTCCCGACCAGGTCTTGCTGGGAAATATCGACCCGGTCAAGGTCCTGCGAAACGGGACGCCAGAGCTCGTACAGGAAAAGCTCGCCGAGTGCCACCAGGCGGCGGGCTCCCGGTATATTGTGGGCGCCGGTTGTGAAGTCCCGCGTGGAACTCCCGATGAAAACCTGTTCGCAATGCGGGATTACGCGTGGGGGCACGTGGCCGTTCCATCTTCATAG
- a CDS encoding iron-containing alcohol dehydrogenase family protein — MLKTWTFHLPTLVRFGPGMIRKLGEFAQEFGWNALLVGYKDQKGMEDVYQRAQRSLRQARMHVFSFFEVGPEPEADLVPRGVELYKKNRCEVVIGLGGGSVLDVAKAIAALIKMEGEPWDFANANEGHRRITESVPMIAVPTTAGTGSEVTAISVLTFRGKGSFPDSPLKAGLVGEGLHPKIALVDPELTLGKPANVTAACAADALLQAIEACLSRMANPFSTVLAGHTACLVFRSLKKAIAEPQDINARADLALAACMSGTAYDTTGLTIGHALAQALGAVFNIPHGLAVAIAGPVALRFLQQACPGPLAELGRQCHILAEAPEQQAAMFLDALENLFRDVGLPDKLTVPPSAPGNYLDRLVRHALEATPEACTLTPVKVDENVLRELFQKVLTTG; from the coding sequence ATGCTGAAAACGTGGACCTTCCATTTGCCAACGCTTGTCCGGTTTGGACCCGGGATGATTCGCAAATTGGGAGAATTTGCCCAAGAATTTGGCTGGAACGCCCTGCTGGTGGGGTACAAGGACCAGAAGGGAATGGAAGACGTCTACCAGCGGGCTCAGAGGTCTTTACGCCAGGCCCGGATGCACGTTTTTTCCTTCTTTGAAGTGGGACCCGAGCCGGAGGCAGATCTAGTCCCCCGAGGCGTGGAGCTTTACAAGAAAAACCGCTGCGAGGTGGTCATTGGTCTGGGCGGAGGAAGTGTGCTCGACGTCGCCAAAGCGATTGCCGCACTGATCAAAATGGAGGGCGAACCCTGGGATTTCGCCAACGCGAACGAGGGTCACCGCCGGATTACCGAGTCGGTTCCGATGATTGCTGTGCCCACCACCGCAGGAACCGGAAGTGAAGTGACAGCGATCTCCGTTCTCACTTTCCGTGGAAAGGGTTCCTTCCCTGATTCGCCGCTGAAGGCAGGGCTGGTGGGAGAAGGCCTCCACCCCAAGATCGCGCTCGTGGATCCTGAACTGACTCTGGGCAAACCGGCCAATGTCACAGCGGCATGTGCAGCCGATGCACTTCTTCAAGCGATCGAGGCCTGCTTAAGCCGGATGGCTAACCCATTTTCCACCGTGCTGGCTGGACACACCGCGTGCCTGGTTTTTCGAAGTCTCAAGAAGGCAATTGCCGAACCGCAAGACATCAATGCCCGGGCAGATCTGGCGCTGGCGGCCTGCATGTCCGGAACAGCCTACGATACCACCGGACTGACAATTGGACACGCTCTGGCCCAGGCGCTGGGAGCGGTTTTCAACATTCCCCACGGTCTGGCGGTAGCCATCGCGGGGCCAGTTGCGCTACGCTTTTTGCAGCAGGCCTGTCCGGGCCCCCTCGCTGAGCTGGGACGTCAGTGCCACATTCTGGCGGAGGCTCCTGAACAACAGGCGGCTATGTTCCTCGATGCATTGGAGAACCTGTTTCGCGATGTGGGGTTGCCCGATAAACTGACCGTTCCTCCCAGTGCTCCCGGGAACTACCTGGATCGGCTGGTTCGCCATGCTCTTGAGGCGACCCCCGAAGCCTGCACGCTCACTCCAGTCAAAGTGGATGAAAACGTCCTCCGCGAATTGTTTCAAAAGGTGCTGACCACAGGGTGA
- a CDS encoding NUDIX hydrolase — protein sequence MRLIPWLENRLRQPLPGPMMGTKFAPRPPLGRDYSRIPADARPAAVLILLYWHQSQWWLPLTLRRRDLPDHGGQISLPGGALEPGETSCQAAVREFCEELGVENFQPRILGQLSTIYIERSGFRVDPWVAVTNSRPSMCPSSSEVEELLEVPLAHLLDPAHFGSHRREYRGQPYEAPHFSFGPHRIWGATCLILGEFVTLIEEFLQMGDE from the coding sequence TTGAGACTCATCCCATGGCTCGAGAATCGTCTGCGGCAACCTCTGCCGGGACCTATGATGGGGACCAAGTTCGCACCACGGCCGCCCCTGGGACGCGACTATTCAAGAATCCCGGCAGACGCTCGGCCTGCGGCGGTTCTTATCTTGCTGTACTGGCATCAGTCGCAGTGGTGGCTGCCGCTGACGTTGCGGAGACGCGATCTGCCCGATCATGGGGGCCAAATCAGTTTGCCGGGCGGCGCTCTGGAACCAGGGGAGACTTCCTGTCAGGCCGCCGTTCGTGAGTTTTGCGAAGAGCTGGGCGTTGAAAACTTTCAGCCCCGCATCCTTGGGCAACTGTCCACGATCTACATCGAACGTAGCGGCTTTCGGGTCGATCCCTGGGTGGCCGTCACCAATTCACGCCCTTCCATGTGCCCCTCTTCCAGCGAAGTCGAGGAACTTTTAGAGGTGCCCCTTGCGCATCTGCTTGACCCAGCTCATTTTGGGTCTCATCGACGAGAGTATCGCGGTCAGCCCTACGAAGCGCCGCATTTTTCCTTCGGCCCTCATCGAATTTGGGGTGCTACGTGTCTTATCCTGGGAGAATTTGTCACGCTCATCGAAGAGTTTCTCCAAATGGGCGACGAGTAA
- a CDS encoding glucosamine-6-phosphate isomerase: MARPLSKLAKDWWDYTTLDPELLQDAAKLTVRQIEKLARPGFKIVMYDTLEEFYLAEALEYINAWRQSTADNPCGICGPIGPTEQLPLVARLVNELGLDVREGHFWGMDEWVDEMTGQPVPMDHPLSFARADMELCFNRINPKLRMPKDHIRFPIGDLDAYSRSFDEIRCVVMQGGQGDIKHWAFNDPPRRQGKWKDEPPPPAEYRKLKTRITDLHPATIMQNARTSGGGQVHLVPTKAATVGPVETWKAEKVSIWHAGMHDNPFGMRLTTLMISKGIADSAVPMSLLAEHPNVQFNFYRPALSEVKTEMH; this comes from the coding sequence ATGGCCCGGCCGTTGAGCAAACTTGCCAAAGATTGGTGGGACTACACGACTTTGGACCCGGAATTGCTGCAGGATGCCGCCAAACTCACCGTACGCCAGATAGAAAAACTTGCCCGGCCAGGATTTAAGATCGTTATGTACGACACGTTGGAAGAGTTCTATCTGGCGGAAGCTCTCGAGTACATCAATGCCTGGCGGCAATCCACGGCAGATAACCCTTGTGGGATCTGCGGTCCGATAGGCCCCACGGAGCAACTGCCGCTGGTGGCCCGGCTGGTGAATGAGTTGGGACTGGATGTCCGCGAGGGCCACTTCTGGGGTATGGACGAATGGGTTGATGAGATGACTGGCCAGCCGGTGCCGATGGATCATCCGTTGAGCTTTGCTCGGGCGGATATGGAACTGTGTTTTAATCGCATCAACCCCAAATTGAGGATGCCGAAGGATCACATTCGTTTTCCAATCGGTGACCTCGATGCCTATTCGCGAAGTTTCGACGAGATCCGCTGCGTCGTCATGCAGGGTGGTCAGGGCGACATCAAGCACTGGGCGTTCAATGATCCGCCCAGGCGGCAGGGAAAATGGAAGGACGAGCCACCTCCCCCTGCCGAATACCGCAAACTCAAGACGCGGATCACCGACCTGCACCCGGCGACGATCATGCAGAATGCTCGCACTTCTGGCGGTGGACAGGTCCACCTTGTGCCCACGAAGGCCGCCACAGTGGGTCCCGTGGAGACCTGGAAGGCAGAGAAAGTTTCTATCTGGCATGCCGGAATGCACGACAATCCGTTTGGGATGCGACTGACGACACTCATGATTTCCAAGGGAATTGCCGATTCAGCGGTACCGATGTCGCTTCTGGCGGAGCATCCCAACGTGCAGTTCAACTTCTATCGCCCGGCCTTGTCCGAGGTGAAAACGGAAATGCATTAG